The following is a genomic window from Meriones unguiculatus strain TT.TT164.6M chromosome 7, Bangor_MerUng_6.1, whole genome shotgun sequence.
GCAGGAAAACAGAAGCTGAAGCCAGACTAAATTTCAGGGGAGAGCCTATCTTCAAACACCCTGTGACGCCATCCTCTGAAAACCACCCAGCCTTGCCTGCAGACTTCTCCCACAGTCTCAAGGCTATTATCACTGTAAAAGGGTTTGGATTCTAAGTTCGCACTCGTACCAGCCCCTGCCTCTGTTGTGTTCTGATCTACAACTCCTGTAGATGAAATACTTGCTTCAGCTTAACATGTTCCCAAAACTCCCCTCCATGTCCAAGTTCACTCCAAACCAAGAATTATGTCGCAGATGAGTAATAATTACTGCTTGGTCCTACTGTTCTTTCTGTTATTATCGATGATGTCATACATTATATTCTTTTCATCAacctctttattttttccaagcCTTTCTCTTACCCACAAGAGATTATTTCATTAAAGTCAGAACAGATCACCCACAGCAATGAATGTAAAGTTCCTTTTTATGAGAAGCATTTGCTGAAAGAAATAAGGGGGAGGGGTGGAGTGAACAAATGGACTTGGAAACGTCAGCCAGAAGGCCCCCCCCCCAGGCTACCTTGTAGCTGTAGTGTGCAGAATAATTGACCCACTTCCTGACATCAGGCTTGTCTTCCACAGAGATGGATCTCACAGCTGCTTTGGAGGCTGAAGTCGTGGGCATGGTGAACTCAACATTTACATAATTGGCAAATCTGGAAGGCACTTCCCGGTCAGAGCCAAGCTCGAGGTGGCAAAAGAAACAGTGTGGGTGACCAGAAGctagaacagaaagaaagattcCAGAGGTTAAGTCCTATGAGGatgaaattaaaaaggaaaaggggCCAAAGAACCACTTTGATAATGGTGGAGGTCTGGAGGCTCTGTACCTCGCACTTGCAGAGGGTCCAGTGGTGAGCAAGAGGGCTTTGCTAGGCAGATACCAAACTCAGTGTGCCTCAGACCCTTTCATCCAGTGCCTCTTGATTACTATGGCCTGGAACACTGGCATAAACCCCACAGTctgtgggggctggaaagatggctcagtagttaagagcaatggctgtttTTCCAGGGAAACTGGTTTCAGTTCTCCGCACCCACAGAGCAGTTCACAATTGGGAGCCAACACCCTCACAAAGACACCCATGCAGCCAAAAcaaaaatgcatataaaataaaaaaataaaaaccaaatacaTGGAAATATCAATGTGATTAAACatcatttgtaaaacaaaaataaacaaacaaaaaacaaacagaaaaaaaaacatagtctgAGAAATAGGCCTTTATGACTGTTTAGGTCAAAGAGCTATGTGGACACAGCACAAACATTGAGAAAGAGGCTTGAAAGTGGAAGAATGAACAGATGAGATTAACACTTGGCACCTAATAAAATACTAGTGACAGCCACCTGGAGCAAACTGCTTTCCTTTACAAGATGAATTTTCTTAATAGCATTTTATATTCTCAGAGATGCCTCAGGCATGTTTCTGTGGGAGGGTGAAAGTGATGGATTTAAAGACAGCACACACGAGGCTGGGAAATAATACAGAGCACTGGACAAATGATCTGATCTGCAGTCAGAACACATTGGTCCATTTGCAGTTCCCCTTCTAAGTGGAAGAGTCCTTTGTTCCCTTCTGACCTCAATTCCTCATCTGGAAAGTGGGGTGATTAGGAGGGGTATGAGAAGGTGGGCTGTACAAGAAATGCAGAATTTAAGAGCATGGGGGGGAGGTAGGAGGGTAAGTCTGTATTTATGGCTCAACTGTACATGCAGATGAAGTTTTTCCACTTGAGTTTTAGATTCCATAGGTAAAGAGGCCGGTTCTGCAACAATGGTGTTCCTGCATCAGTGTCCTTCATCAGACACATCAGAGAATGATCATGGATGTCCTGTGCCTGCACTGATGTTAgatgctcctctctctctctctctgactctcacCACAAACCCttaaagcagcagttctcagcctatGGGTCTCAACCCCCTTTGGGgttgaatgaccttttcacatGGGTCGCATCAGATgggcatatcagatatttacattacgattcataatagcagtaaaattacagttataaagtaacaaagaaaataatatggtgggggaggggcagtcgCTGCAACATGAAGGTCGCAGCCTGGGTCATGACTTTATGATCCCCAGACATGGAGGCCAGGTTGCAGAACAACAGCGTGGAGGAGGCAAGCAGCAAATGACTACAATAAACACTACGGCATGGCTTTGACTAAGTGGTCTAGCTCTTCCCTGCTTCTCCACGTAAACAATTCCAGTTTTCTTTACTGCTCTGGGAAGGATTTTTCAATCTCGTCGAAGGAAGGAGACACACACCCTCTCTCCAAGGAAAACACTTCAGGATGaggtatttgtttttctttgtttcacaaATATAACATAATTTAATGGTTTCTAAAGAGCAAAGCTGGAAGTTTAACTAAAAGatgtgcattgtttttttttggtaTCTGAAAATGAATCTGTCCAGTCTACTGGTTTGTGTACCACAGACTAATTTCAGAGCCATCATTTGTCACTGTGCATCACACTTAAAAGCATTTCATTCTGAATGAGCTATGGACTAATAACCCTATCTCACTGATGAGAAAAATTACGTTTCTCCAAGAGGGTTAAGTAAATTGCATGAGGTCACACCACCACTAAACAGCAAATCTGAGAATAAAATTCATATCTCACCCACTCCAAACCAGGTCCTAAATACTTGGCCCACTGCCAGGGAAACTGCTCACTATAGTTTCAAATAGCGACTTGAACAATTGTTTGTATCTAATCAGATTTCTTTGACATTGCTGGAATATTGAGACACTGTTTCTCTTTGTCTCAAAGCATAATCACAGGAAATGCTGAAAGCCAAATCTTGTCCTAGATTCCTAGCCTCAGCTATGGAAGGTGTAAGTGTGGTGGACACGTGGGGCAATTTGAAAGCTTGTATAGTTTAATTCATGGTTACAAAGATAACTACATACATATGTTAATTTGTCTTTCTTGGTGAAATTAAGTGTTAAAATCCAGATTGACTTTGCTAGGTAGTGGTGTTGCTTTAATGGTGCTTTAATCCCaatacccaggaggcagaggcagggggatctctgaattcgaggctagcctggtgtacagagagaattccagcacagccagggctatatagaaaaACCCTTTCTTGAAGTCCCCAAATATTTTAATACACTAGCAATGAGTGTAATAAATAAGTAGCCTGTCATTTGGCCTCAAGCTCCTGAGCATTCTCTGCTGGGAAGCATTACAGAAAATGTTTGCTGTATATCTATTTGctgtccctgccctctgcccattGTCCTTCTTCTGGTAacaatcttttctctctctcccttaggGCAATAATCCTCTCCAGTACTATATGCCATCTTGATTGCTCTGGTCACTTGTCAACTTGAGCCAAGTGGCCCAAGCACCAAAAATGACGACAAAAATTTGTCTCCACGGCTGTACCGAGGAGACAACCATTAGTTTCGGGGACTAACTCTCCTCTGGTGCTGTCTTCCCTGATGTCTGCTATTTAGCCTTTCCTCAGTTCAGTGACCTACTCACACTGAAaccccctcctcctgccccattTAAGGTCAGTCCTTGTTGAGTATAACTAAAATCTTCACACAgtacttttaagtgttttaagtCACTTTGAGATTATTTGTATACACAGTAGAACTAGAAATCCTTGTTATAGTGTATATTATTTAGGGCGTGTATCTACTTGGCTACATCTATAAAGGGGACCTGTGGTATTGGGAAAAGGACCCTTGAATGTGTTTTTGTGACTTCAGGTGAGTAATGTCACCTCTTAGTCTCCCATCTAAGGTCCCAGCTTGAAAGCCCAGTACCTCCACAGCTCTCTCTTCCCCAGGGTTTCTGTCCAAAGGAGAATTCACGACTTCTCATTTCCACTGTCAAGTGAGGTGGGCCCCCTGTGGCTGAGGCAGCAAGCCACATAAGCACCAGATGAACACAGTGCTGAGCACCAGAGAAATGAGTAGGCAAGCACAGAGAGCAAGACTGTTTTAAGAATCCCGTCAGTGTCGAAGCCGAGGGTGGCCGCCCCAGTGTCCAGCACAGAGGTCTGATTGTTTCCTCAGCTTGCACAGCTACACCCAGTGTCTGACACAGAATGCCCGGTGTTTGCCTACTCCCCGGGCAGCCTCGGGAGTTGATTAGACTGCATGGTCTCTTGCTATCTCATCAAATTCCATTTAAGATATGATAAAGCTGCCATTCCACGCTTGTGGCAGAATACCCTGAATACATGGTAATAATTTAACAGTGGTAATGCAAGAAAGCACGGGTGATTTCAAGCcagtagtttcttttttatttttttctttttgcctgacTAGCTAATCCACTTTCCTTAACAGATGGGCACAGTTTATTGCAGACAAGAAGAGAAGTGGTTTAAAGGCTTGTAGGATCACAGACTTTTTGCAAGTCACTGAGGTCACTCAGACATACTCCAAAAATAAAGCTATTGGAGCTGGTTATTGCTGCTTTGTTTTTTCACTCATGAAGCCTTGCTAGTAACTGCCTTTTGGGCTCCCTCAGACAGAACAGCACAGCTAGGCTGGGAAGTTTGTTTAAATCAAACACTCCTCCTTTCTTTACTTTCTGTCTGGTGGAGCTTCAGCCCTTTGGACCTTGATATCTCTGGATATTTGGTCTCTTTCCTGTAATGAGTCCCAGAGCCAAACTCTGGGTCTGAGATATTATGACTGACAGTATATGGTTGAATATAAACTGGCTCTTTCACCTTCACTAAGGGGATTGTCAGAAAGATCGTTCTTCAGAACCCACAAATCTTCCAAGATCCAGAATAAATGAATTGCTTCTAGCACCACAGCTAATACttcagtgagttccagaaaaataaaacttcaacaAAACTTGTTTGagaatggctcagcaagtaaaactACTTACCAATGATCTGAAATTGATGCCAGAAACACAagtaaaagccaggtgtggtggtgcctgtctacaatcccagagctggggatgggctggagagatggctccgaggctGTTCCCAGGAATAGAACCTGGGGTTCTATTCCTACCAAGGGCACGGCAAGTCACAGgcctctgtaatcccagtaccatGGATCTGaaaccctcctctggcctcttcaggccatgcatgcacacagtgaACAGACATTCGTGCAGcccaaacacccacacataaaatagtaaaataattaagacaacaacaacaaaaccagcaaACCACGactgggaaaacacagatatacaggTCATTTGGGCTCACTCACTGGTCAGCCAAGCTGGCTGAACTGGCAAATTGAGTTGTGGGCCAGTTAGAGACCTCTGTCACCCACAGGGTGGCTATCACCCTAGGAATGACATGGTGAtattctctggcctctacacatctgtgtgtgcgcacacacacttcAGAAGCTGCTCTGGAAAGCTGTTTTGGGTGCTCAGCGGAGTAGTATGATACATTGTGTGGGAGATGAAGAATGGTAAGGCGGGGAATGGATGACATAGGTGTTACTATATGTGGCTTGTCCTAGTCTCCTATTGTCGCCTCCCCATCACCACCGTTTCCACCACACAGCACGAGCGAATGCGGCACACAGGCACAGGCTGACGGCAGCTCTTTAAGCAGTCCCTACAGCTCTGTCCAGAAACGGGAAGCCCTACCCACCTGAGTTCTTGTCTGGCAGCCGGTTTATCCTCCACACAATGGCGTTGAAGGCGTGCTCGTACTTGGCAGTCCCCAGAGTTACTCTCATCACAGGCTCAGAGCCAGAGGCTCCAGCAGAGCCAAAACTTGCCCCCCGGTTCACTTTGGCTTTCAAAGACTTTTCCCCCAGAACACTTTCCCTGCGGAAGTTTTTCACCCACTCACTGGGCACCGGGTAGCGGACCATTATGTTCTCACAGGGAACCTGAGTGAGAGGGTCGCGGTTAGAGGAGAATCCCGGAGACATCCGTAGCCAGCTCTGCACCTCCACTTCCGCCCCATTGATGCTCGCTGCCGTCCTGAGCGTGAAGGGCAAGGTCTTCTCAGCAAATACCGTCCTAAACCTCATCAGCTCAAACCGGCATGCGTCCAAAGGGTTGAACAGGATAACTCGGGAGCTGTTAAACACGTCCTCATCCACGCACCCGTGGAAACGGCACTCGTGGAGCTTAATCCACTTCGTGGTGGTGGTGGGCATGATGTCCTGCCGAGAAACGATTTCGTTCCCTTTGATAAGGATGTCGTTGAGACCCAGGCGGCACTCGGCCAGCCCGGAGAGGAAAGTCAGAATGTGTATCCGTGTCAAGACACGGTGCCGGAGGATCTGGTTGTCTCCTTTGCTTACCGTGCCGGAGAATTCGTCTCTGACGTCCACCGTTATCTCCTCTTCGAGGTAGTTTAAGCCAACTGTGCTCAAGTCCATGGACAGCACTGGCAAATCCATGAGACGGTCCTGAACGGCGCGGATGAAGCTCAGGAAGTCATCGTAATTGGTGGTGCCCAGTTTAATCACCTGCTCCCTCTCTGCTGTGTGGGCCACAGCAGGTTTGGGCTGGtatttcttcttctccttgtAAGTGACGCGGTCTATCCTCAAGCTGTGGATCCTCCCGTTCTCGTCGTAGTTTTGGAGCCGGGGTTCTGAAACCTCGTGACAGATCTCCAGCTTGAATTCGCGGAATGGTTTTTCCAGGCCTTGCTCGTAATACAGCTGCAGGTAACTGCTGTCTGTCAGTTTGACGTAGATTGGTCCCCAGTGCCTGGAGGACATGATGTTTTTCTTCTCGGGGATTCTCAGCATCATTGGCCATCCATCCCTGGGCTGAGTCAGAGCCGAGGCAGGTGAATGAGCTTCTTGTTCAACCCAGGCTGCGGGGTCATCATCTGGCAGGGCCGTACTGCCCACGTGATCAGGGTCCTCAATATGCAGTTGTTTGAGCTTTTCAATAGCGTCAGGGTGGGACTGGCTTTTGCCCGAATCGTCAAAACTGATGGCATCCTGGTAGATGACGATGAGAGAATCTCTTTGGCTTTTGCCCGTGGTACTGGAAACAGAACTGTTTTGGGAGCGCCGTTCCTGCTCTTCGAAGAAAGCGCTGAACGGGTTGATAGGGGAAGGTTGTACGTCCTGAAGAGTCTCATTCAGGAAAGGGTTGGTGGCCCTCCAGGGCGGGGCCTCGATTACAGAAGGTGGACGGTGTAAGGAGGAAATGTCCAGCTTCTGAACTTTGGAGAAGTTCACCAATGTGCTCTTGGGACGGTCCCTCTTAAATGACCCAGTTGAGTTGTAAGGTACAGGTACATCCGGGGTGGCAGTTGCAACAGATGGAGTGCTTGTCTTCACTGGAGAGGTGACCGGTGGCAAAGGGCAGCCAGCTTCATTGTCATCAAAGGTGACCCAGCTTGGGAAACGAGCTGTGGTCACTAGTGGAACGGCAGGGTGCCCATTCATGGCTGGACTGCCAGCCGGCCAACTGATAGCCTCCATCTCTACTTCTTCATCTTCCTGCAAGGAGGAGGAGTTGtctgaaaggaaaaggaaaaggcatGAGGAGCTGCCAAGGAGGATCTTAGTGTTATAGGAAATTGAAACCGTGAGGGCAAAGGTTACTAGAATTTTATCTAGAACCCAGCGAATTCCCAAGCAGGTATTATATGTCTCGAGGGCCTCAAAGTTCCTCACCTGCGCACAAGTCTCCTGATTTTGCAAGTGGCATGCCGGAGGTGCCACCACATTAGATGCAGTAAGAACATGATGGCTTTGTCAAGACAGATGCCCTAATGTGTGAAACGGATTTTCTTTGCACTTAGCTTCTAGGGGGTGTGTGCTTAATTTATAAAAATTGAAATGACTCTCCTATGTGAAATGATATAAACAGACTCCTCAAAAAAAATCTATACTCTAAAATGTACATTTATTCTATCAGTCATATGAAGGACATGGCAGGATATATCCTTCAATTAACTATGGCCCAAATGTGATCAGTAAGTGTGAGTGACAAAATGTCGAGCACTCAATGTGTGTGTAAACTCACACAAATAGTGTGGTGACTCTTGGAATGTGCTGCAAGAATGGAGTTGTGTTGGGggattctgagtgcttgtgagaaaactccaaggaaaggagaaaagagacgGGTGACCTCAGGTTCTCCAAAACCCTGGAATTATTCTTGGGATGTGCTTTTGTCCCCCTCCCAGGTGTGGTGGATAGGAGTGAGCTTACTTGTTGTTCGTGTGCCTCTTTAGAAAAACATGCTTTGccatgtgcagcttgttcttatGACCATACACGGCGTGAACTCATGAGAACCTTACTTGAGTGACCTTGCTTAGCCCTCAGAGTTTAAACTGTCTGATGCTCTGAGAAAGGCTGCCTGTTGGAATAAGACTTTCTTTAGTCCTCCTCCATTTTAGGCTCCATTCTCCCAGGTTCCATTGCCTTATTGTAGCGCAGTAAACAGGTGACTTAAGACATTTAAGCACAGTGGAATAATACCTAGCTGTTACAGTGTTTATAAGCTTTTAGTAATGAGGAAATGCTCGTGATAtaatctctatttttttctttaaaagtttccaCCTCTGGGTTTATGTACTTTACAATGTAAAAGCTTACTACAAATAAAATATTGCCCTAATAGGTCCTTAAAGGAGGGGAATAAAGGATTTGGGTTTGATGAGAAAATGGTCCAAACTTGTATAGCATAAGACCCTAAGTATATGGTATATGAGGAAGTtgtgggaaggaagggaaacaCAGGCTTTTAGAAAACACTCAGAGGTTTGCTGCCTAGATAAGGGAAGAAACTTTGCTACAGCAGTAGCTCTATgtttccaggtgtgtgtgtgtgtgtgtgtgtgtgtatcatgccAGTCATTTGGGATCAACTTGCAATAGACACTCGAGTTTTAAGACTATTTCACTAATCCTCCATGCATATCATATCCAACCATATTGAACCAGCAATGCTACGAACAACTGCGCACATGGAAGGGTGGCTGACTTGTTACTCATTCTTCCAAGAAATTTATCCAAACAGATAGCGATTTCCTTAATTGAAAGGGTCATTTTGagagccaggcatgctggcatcCACCCGTAactccaggactcaggaggctgaaaaaggagtgacacacatttgagttttttcctgggctacatagagtcaggccagctggggctacaagGCAACGTCCTGTCTCAAAAGTTAAAAAGGACATTTTGAGGTTGGGGAAGGTCTCAGTAACATGTTTGTCTCGAACACTCAAaggtctgagtttggatctcagAACTCACACTAAAAATACTTATAATAAGAGGTGAACTGAATGTAggtaaacacacacaggcacacacagacacacccctCCCATTCTGAAGAGGCAAGATAACCATGGTATGTGAGCATACCTACCCAAAGCCGTCCCAGAATATAATGGgcacaaaggtgtgtgtgtgacatggcaGAGATGAGACTGTCTCTCAGACATGCTTCTGTAGACATAGACTTGATTTATTTACtgggggaaaggggatgggggaggaaaCAACCTAAGCTTACAGTATTTATACCCTGTGCATTTATTAATCACTACTGTGTTTGTAATGAAGGACAGGGGGACACTGTGGGTCCGTGAAAGGTACAGTAACTTCTTTGAAGCAGTCATGAGTCTCCCGACTCACAGGAGTCTCAGTGTGGCTCCCTGTGAGGCAGCGTCTCCACCCATGCAGTCCCTGGCTGGCCACAGCAGCTCCAAGGCCATCCCTTCTGCCTTGAGTTCACCCCCAGTCACCGGCTGGAGACAAGCTGAGTTCTGTTCCTTCTGTGGGTGGCTTTCTGCCAATGCTGTTCATACTCTTGCCAAGGGATTCCCTTCTGTTGGAAACCTTGTCCCCCAAATAGCCCCCTTCATCTTCTCCTGAgacaaaagttaaaaagaaaaaaaaagggggaaagagagggcTTGTCTCTAATGAAGATCATTTTCTTACAATAAATTCCTTTTCAAAATCAAGTTATCTGAAGTTCTAGCCATTAGAAAGCTGAAGCATCGGGCTCAAagtacaatttatttattttagtgttaagagttgaactcaggttgtcactCAGGCTAGAcactctaccactgggctacatccCCTATCCttaacacaacacacacacacacacacacacacacacacacacacacacacgagcatgcgcacacacacaaatcttttttaaaaaaagtgactCAAGAATTCTTAGAAGAATTCACCTAAGAAAATAACCAAGTTTATCCCATGTACAGAGGGgatgtttatcatagcaatgtTTAGATCACTGagaagttttaaaaaacatttcaacaacagaaaaacattcTATAAACTGCTGCACCCTTAAAATGCAGCCCTGTGTCACCCTGAGATAATGCTCTGGCTCCAGGTTTATAACTCGGAAGAACCATCAGGGGCTGTGGAGGGAAAAACAAGACTCTATGATCGGAGTTTGAATTGC
Proteins encoded in this region:
- the Ston2 gene encoding stonin-2 isoform X1; protein product: MTTLDHVIATHQSEWVSFSEEPRFPAPSEGGTEEPFPGLSSSSDRSESSSGENHAVDEGSQDLSHSEQDDSSEKMGLISEAASPPGSPVQPTPDLASAISNWVQFEDDTPWSSTSPPHKETALTLTMPCWTCPSFDSLRRCPLTSESSWTTHSDDTTSPSVAPSSTDLQLINAEEQASGRASGTDSTDNSSSLQEDEEVEMEAISWPAGSPAMNGHPAVPLVTTARFPSWVTFDDNEAGCPLPPVTSPVKTSTPSVATATPDVPVPYNSTGSFKRDRPKSTLVNFSKVQKLDISSLHRPPSVIEAPPWRATNPFLNETLQDVQPSPINPFSAFFEEQERRSQNSSVSSTTGKSQRDSLIVIYQDAISFDDSGKSQSHPDAIEKLKQLHIEDPDHVGSTALPDDDPAAWVEQEAHSPASALTQPRDGWPMMLRIPEKKNIMSSRHWGPIYVKLTDSSYLQLYYEQGLEKPFREFKLEICHEVSEPRLQNYDENGRIHSLRIDRVTYKEKKKYQPKPAVAHTAEREQVIKLGTTNYDDFLSFIRAVQDRLMDLPVLSMDLSTVGLNYLEEEITVDVRDEFSGTVSKGDNQILRHRVLTRIHILTFLSGLAECRLGLNDILIKGNEIVSRQDIMPTTTTKWIKLHECRFHGCVDEDVFNSSRVILFNPLDACRFELMRFRTVFAEKTLPFTLRTAASINGAEVEVQSWLRMSPGFSSNRDPLTQVPCENIMVRYPVPSEWVKNFRRESVLGEKSLKAKVNRGASFGSAGASGSEPVMRVTLGTAKYEHAFNAIVWRINRLPDKNSASGHPHCFFCHLELGSDREVPSRFANYVNVEFTMPTTSASKAAVRSISVEDKPDVRKWVNYSAHYSYKVEIEQKKSLKPDFEGEDLENPKECGVQ
- the Ston2 gene encoding stonin-2 isoform X2, giving the protein MGLISEAASPPGSPVQPTPDLASAISNWVQFEDDTPWSSTSPPHKETALTLTMPCWTCPSFDSLRRCPLTSESSWTTHSDDTTSPSVAPSSTDLQLINAEEQASGRASGTDSTDNSSSLQEDEEVEMEAISWPAGSPAMNGHPAVPLVTTARFPSWVTFDDNEAGCPLPPVTSPVKTSTPSVATATPDVPVPYNSTGSFKRDRPKSTLVNFSKVQKLDISSLHRPPSVIEAPPWRATNPFLNETLQDVQPSPINPFSAFFEEQERRSQNSSVSSTTGKSQRDSLIVIYQDAISFDDSGKSQSHPDAIEKLKQLHIEDPDHVGSTALPDDDPAAWVEQEAHSPASALTQPRDGWPMMLRIPEKKNIMSSRHWGPIYVKLTDSSYLQLYYEQGLEKPFREFKLEICHEVSEPRLQNYDENGRIHSLRIDRVTYKEKKKYQPKPAVAHTAEREQVIKLGTTNYDDFLSFIRAVQDRLMDLPVLSMDLSTVGLNYLEEEITVDVRDEFSGTVSKGDNQILRHRVLTRIHILTFLSGLAECRLGLNDILIKGNEIVSRQDIMPTTTTKWIKLHECRFHGCVDEDVFNSSRVILFNPLDACRFELMRFRTVFAEKTLPFTLRTAASINGAEVEVQSWLRMSPGFSSNRDPLTQVPCENIMVRYPVPSEWVKNFRRESVLGEKSLKAKVNRGASFGSAGASGSEPVMRVTLGTAKYEHAFNAIVWRINRLPDKNSASGHPHCFFCHLELGSDREVPSRFANYVNVEFTMPTTSASKAAVRSISVEDKPDVRKWVNYSAHYSYKVEIEQKKSLKPDFEGEDLENPKECGVQ
- the Ston2 gene encoding stonin-2 isoform X3, which translates into the protein MEAISWPAGSPAMNGHPAVPLVTTARFPSWVTFDDNEAGCPLPPVTSPVKTSTPSVATATPDVPVPYNSTGSFKRDRPKSTLVNFSKVQKLDISSLHRPPSVIEAPPWRATNPFLNETLQDVQPSPINPFSAFFEEQERRSQNSSVSSTTGKSQRDSLIVIYQDAISFDDSGKSQSHPDAIEKLKQLHIEDPDHVGSTALPDDDPAAWVEQEAHSPASALTQPRDGWPMMLRIPEKKNIMSSRHWGPIYVKLTDSSYLQLYYEQGLEKPFREFKLEICHEVSEPRLQNYDENGRIHSLRIDRVTYKEKKKYQPKPAVAHTAEREQVIKLGTTNYDDFLSFIRAVQDRLMDLPVLSMDLSTVGLNYLEEEITVDVRDEFSGTVSKGDNQILRHRVLTRIHILTFLSGLAECRLGLNDILIKGNEIVSRQDIMPTTTTKWIKLHECRFHGCVDEDVFNSSRVILFNPLDACRFELMRFRTVFAEKTLPFTLRTAASINGAEVEVQSWLRMSPGFSSNRDPLTQVPCENIMVRYPVPSEWVKNFRRESVLGEKSLKAKVNRGASFGSAGASGSEPVMRVTLGTAKYEHAFNAIVWRINRLPDKNSASGHPHCFFCHLELGSDREVPSRFANYVNVEFTMPTTSASKAAVRSISVEDKPDVRKWVNYSAHYSYKVEIEQKKSLKPDFEGEDLENPKECGVQ